One Littorina saxatilis isolate snail1 linkage group LG1, US_GU_Lsax_2.0, whole genome shotgun sequence genomic window carries:
- the LOC138971095 gene encoding uncharacterized protein: protein MSAYSTGYTVPYTGNQQLWRHRQIIAKEKKIMKHHEQTTNVRCNIKPPLHDARPEQLAQARSVYGVRLRPIPTPLRVYDRIMKLQPDWDPKVTKDEYRNLHQFKNNARLDEDNREIPVMSNCEPGHRLHSPPESFKREHARVMVYHNSVWGTNGVNLGVRKM, encoded by the exons ATGTCAGCCTACTCGACGGGATACACCGTGCCTTACACTGGCAACCAGCAACTATGGAGACACCGACAGATCATTGCG aaagaaaagaagatcaTGAAACACCACGAGCAGACGACCAACGTGCGTTGCAACATTAAGCCCCCTCTACACGACGCACGGCCCGAGCAACTGGCTCAGGCGAGAAGCGTCTACGGCGTTCGTCTGCGACCGATT CCCACACCGCTACGTGTGTATGACCGTATCATGAAACTGCAACCAGACTGGGACCCCAAGGTCACCAAGGACGAATACAGGAACTTGCATCAGTTCAAGAATAATGCCCGGTTGGAC GAAGATAATCGGGAAATCCCAGTGATGTCCAATTGTGAACCAGGCCATAGACTGCACTCGCCGCCAGAAAGCTTCAAAAGGGAACACGCGCGTGTCATGGTCTACCACAACAGCGTCTGGGGCACCAACGGCGTCAACCTCGGAGTGCGAAAGATGTAG